TATATAAGCACCTCCTCGATTTGCTTCTCCATCATTCACACCCGTAAAGGCAAAGGCAAACcagataataattaaaaaactacTTTTTTTTAGTGAAAGAAAACACCCAGAAaaagcctttcttttttttttctttatcagGCCATAATCATTTCACAAAGACTCCTCCTTTAATATCATAGGAAGGAAgaaaaaaacactaaaaagtcAGATCCCCTTCTTTGGTTCCTCGTTTCATTCTCCAATGGCAGAGTCCAAGATGTATATTTCTCAAACAGAGCTTGAAAACCACAAAAAACCAGGAGATCTATGGATCTCTATACAGGGAAAGATCTACAATGTCACTGAATGGAGTCGAGAACACCCTGGAGGAGCACTTCCTTTGCTGAATCTGGCTGGCCAAGATGCCACCGATGCCTTTGTAGCCTATCATCCTGGCTTAGCTTGGCAATATCTTGACAAGTTCTTTACTGGGTATTATCTCAAAGATTACTCTGTCTCCGAGGTATCCAAAGATTTCAGAAAACTTGCTGCTGAGTTTTCAAAAATGGGTCTTTTTGAAAAGAAGGAACACGGGACAGGCATTTTGCTTTGCATTATAGCATTGCTGTTTTCTATCAGTGTTTACGGTGTTTTATGCTCTAACAGCGCTTTGGTGCATCTCCTTTCGGGTGCTTTACTGGGATTCTCATGGATACAGAGTGGGTGGATTGGACATGATTCCGGGCATTACCAAGTTATGTCAAGCAGAAAATTCAACAGGGTTGCTCAGATCCTTACTGGGAATTGCCTTGCAGGGATCAGTATTGGTTGGTGGAAATGGAACCACAATGCTCACCACATTGCTTGTAACAGTCTCGAATTCGATCCAGACCTTCAACACATGCCAATATTCGCGGTATCTTCAAAGCTTTTTAGTTCACTCACATCTTATTTCTACGAAAGGAAGATGAATTTTGATTCCATTGCTAGGTTCTTGGTTAGTTACCAGCACTGGACATTTTATCCTGTAATGTGTTTTGCTAGGATCAATCTATTTGCACAGTCTTTCCTTTTCTTGTTTTCTAAGAGGAAGGTACCAAATAGGGGTCAAGAGATTTTGGGGATTCTTGTTTATTGGACTTGGTTTCCCCTACTAGTTTCTTGTTTGCCTAATTGGGGTGAGAGATTAATGTTTGTGGTTGCCAGTTTTTCTGTAACTGGTATCCAACATGTTCAGTTCTGTTTGAACCATTTCTCTTCTAGTGTTTATGTTGGACCACCTAGTGGAAACAATTGGTTTGAGAAGCAAACTGATGGGACACTTGATATAGTATGTTCATCATGGATGGATTGGTTCCATGGTGGTTTACAGTTCCAGATTGAGCACCATTTGTTTCCAAGGTTGCCAAGGTGCCATCTCAGGAAAGTTTCCCCATTCGTTCAGGAGCTCTGCAAGAAACACAACTTACAGTACGATACCGCTTCGTTTTGGAAGGCTAATGTAATGACGATCGAGACTCTTCGATCAGCAGCCTTGCAGGCGAGGATTCTCAGCAATCCAATTCCAAAGAACTTAGTGTGGGAAGCAGTAAACACTCATGGTTGAGATGGAACTGCATGTGAATGAATCAGCTTATGTTTGTTATGACTGTAGGTCTTAAAAGTTGTGTACTGATTCCAGTAGACTGATATAAAAATTTTCCTCCATTCGTGCTCTCAGGTGCAGTGAGGGCATTAGTTGGATGTAAAATATTGCATTTAATTTAGTGGTTTTGTTTGGATAGTAATATTGTTTTGAGGCTATGGTCCTCTCTCTATGAATGTTTTGAGAATTTGGTATGGATGTAACATTTGCTGGCTTTTTTCAAGTCAATGTGGAATTTGAAGATGTGTTGTTTTTCAAGGCTTTTCTTTGATTGGGTTTCTTCGTACATTTTATCCCTTCAGAATGCTGCTTGTTTTGCTTTTTTACAAGCAGGAATGGCAAGTTGTGCTTTGTATGTTCCCCCAATAAACGGACAGCTCCGTTATGAAGAATTGGACCTTGAAACCAGCCTTGGCAGCCTAGAACAAGGGCATTTTTCTCTTGAGCTGCGAGCCTGGCTGGCTCCTCCACATGTAATAAGCCACAAGGGAAGAAACCAGTGTGTAATGCTTATTGGTTAATAATACAGGACAGATATGAGAGAAGTTCAACAGCCCAAGCTGACATTTTTCAAGGCAGATATTTAGCCCACCTCCAAATGCAAGGTCCAGAAATAAGGCCTAGATTACAAGAAAAAAATCTAACCCAAGCTGACATATCCTATACTATCACGTAAGATGTATTTGTTTCCCATCTCCAATAGTAAAATTTATAGATctgaaatcttttttttttttaacataccAATGACCTTGaatccaaaataaacattaatctCGAGtttaatttctaaataattcagcacttaatattttaaaaaaatccaaatggTCCCAATCCATACTTTGGTGGTCAAGTTGGGTGGGAATTGAGCACCAAACTTGTAATGAAAAGTCTGCAAACATTTGATAAATTTCCAATATCATAGTAAGAAAAGATTTATAGTGATTTATAGTGAAATTGAATCTTACAAGGATGAAATTAGAATTAATGATGGGTTATGTTACTCTTTTTATTGGACATTATTCCTTTGAGAGTAAGACAGTGGTTACAGTATGCGGAATTCCCGACGTTGAAAACCATGGTTAAATTGCACCGACAAAACGTTTATGGAAGCTCATGTTGTTTGAAAAGCTTTATCTGCATTTTGAATTCAGATTTCACGGAAAACAAAATTAGAATCCATTGATTTCAGCAACCTTTTTAAGACATTTGAGCTGGATTATTCTATCATTAAAAAGATAATCATCAAATTTGATACCCTGATTCACCAACCAATATCAAAGCCTCCTTTTTTACTTGAAAAAATAATAGCCAAAGCAAAAGTTGAATCCTTTATCATCCGTTACCCTCCTCGATGCCGCTTCACACTTTCATTGTCTTCCTATATTCTCAAAGAGCCAAAAACTATCACTTTATTGTACAATTTCTTTAAACAAAGTTCTCGACAATAGAGCTTGTCAGTTGCTAAAGTAAGATACCAGTAATGgtggaaatgaaatgaaatttccATAATTATTGATAGTAATTCTTTCAAGGTATTATAAtgcattcatgaaataaataaaattgaaaaaacacCAGAGCAGCAAAGCTATATAAAAATCTTTAAACAAAACTAGTTTCACCATCTTCATCTCTCTTTCCTAAATCTAATGACCCTCCATTGATTCTTTGATTTGTTTCATAATTTCCttttacaaacacaaaaatagaagttatttaaaaaaaatcaaaagcattgaaaaaagtaaaaaatgaaaagaaaaaaaatacatgtaaataaaaatatttgggATTTGAGACTTTGTGATTGAGTTCTTAAAAAGTCCATCTCCAGATCTTGATTCGGAGATCAACCTTACACTTGGCTCCAGAAACATTAGCCAGCGATGGCGATTTACCTTTTGGCAGGACCCCTTTAACCCCATCACACGAAACCCTGATCCCAACTTTCTTGCTCTTCAATCCACCCATTTTCACTGTCACTTTAGTATCCATCTGAACTTTCAACAAGATCccattcttcttcttcaaatcCGGTCTCAAATTGTTGACCGTCTCTGCATCTAGATCAATTGATGTCGTTACCACCACCCCTTTGAAAGTTGTCTCGTTTTTGCTGTTACTCACGAAAGCGGGTAATGTCCCGTTGCCTATAAAAACATCACTGTTGCTCGACACGCATGAAACGACGAAAGGGTCGTAAGAGAAGGAAAGGTGGGAGTTGGGGTTTTTGGAGGAAATGGTTAAGTTGAAAAGGGTTGACAGATGGGAGGAAGAGGAATCGGCGGTGGTTGTTAAGTTCAAGCGGTGGATACGGAGGGAAGCAAGGGTAAACGAAGGTCGATTAGGGCGGTAAAGGACGTAAAACACGGAACCAGCTATGGCTACCAAAAGAGAAAGGATGAGAATTATAAGGATAGTCCAGAAACAGCAGCAGCAACAATAGTTCCGCCGTGGACGGTGGCGACGGGGATAGGGTTGTGGACGGTAAGGTGGACGAGAAGTTGGATTATAAAGGTGGGATTTTGACGTGCCACCGTTGGCTGTTGTACCATTCATATTCACTGGAGCTCCGCCGTTGACAGCAGGCGGAACCGCCGTAGCGGCTGGCTTGGCGGAAGGGAAGACTTTCTCCGACATTATGAAAAACGCAGTATGGAAAGCCTTTGGAAGAGAGACAACGAAAGATTAGATTTGTAAAAAGAGGAGAGAGAGTGAATGTGAGGAGAAGAATCGAGGAGAAAAGAAAGATACTCTCCACCCAAAGTGGATGTTTCCACTTCACCAGATTTAGATTTACAACCCAAACATATAACCATACGAATAccaatatatttaaatttatataaatatataatcttttattccaatataaaattattagatCCAGACATCTTACACGTTGATTATGTTTGTTAACTAATTTACAGTAGCTATGTCCAGATAAATTTtagtaatgaaattattattatggaAGAAATGATTAATTAAGGAATATTGCTTGGACCACTTAAATCTGGA
The genomic region above belongs to Gossypium hirsutum isolate 1008001.06 chromosome D05, Gossypium_hirsutum_v2.1, whole genome shotgun sequence and contains:
- the LOC107907009 gene encoding acyl-lipid (9-3)-desaturase, coding for MAESKMYISQTELENHKKPGDLWISIQGKIYNVTEWSREHPGGALPLLNLAGQDATDAFVAYHPGLAWQYLDKFFTGYYLKDYSVSEVSKDFRKLAAEFSKMGLFEKKEHGTGILLCIIALLFSISVYGVLCSNSALVHLLSGALLGFSWIQSGWIGHDSGHYQVMSSRKFNRVAQILTGNCLAGISIGWWKWNHNAHHIACNSLEFDPDLQHMPIFAVSSKLFSSLTSYFYERKMNFDSIARFLVSYQHWTFYPVMCFARINLFAQSFLFLFSKRKVPNRGQEILGILVYWTWFPLLVSCLPNWGERLMFVVASFSVTGIQHVQFCLNHFSSSVYVGPPSGNNWFEKQTDGTLDIVCSSWMDWFHGGLQFQIEHHLFPRLPRCHLRKVSPFVQELCKKHNLQYDTASFWKANVMTIETLRSAALQARILSNPIPKNLVWEAVNTHG
- the LOC107907008 gene encoding NDR1/HIN1-like protein 13 — encoded protein: MSEKVFPSAKPAATAVPPAVNGGAPVNMNGTTANGGTSKSHLYNPTSRPPYRPQPYPRRHRPRRNYCCCCCFWTILIILILSLLVAIAGSVFYVLYRPNRPSFTLASLRIHRLNLTTTADSSSSHLSTLFNLTISSKNPNSHLSFSYDPFVVSCVSSNSDVFIGNGTLPAFVSNSKNETTFKGVVVTTSIDLDAETVNNLRPDLKKKNGILLKVQMDTKVTVKMGGLKSKKVGIRVSCDGVKGVLPKGKSPSLANVSGAKCKVDLRIKIWRWTF